One window of Sulfurospirillum sp. 1612 genomic DNA carries:
- the rbfA gene encoding 30S ribosome-binding factor RbfA, translated as MNDKSIKLQRTQSVLKELLPEALATLSDEMLSNLCVIDVVCSRGKYDAEVYLDEMAFDSDEKAYILKHLKKINRHLQNYCMQAEGWFRCPNFHFKFDESLKKQNEMDKLFEKIEKELHG; from the coding sequence ATGAATGATAAAAGTATTAAATTACAAAGAACCCAAAGTGTATTAAAAGAGTTGTTGCCTGAAGCGTTGGCCACATTGAGTGATGAAATGTTGAGTAATCTCTGTGTGATTGATGTCGTATGTAGCCGAGGAAAATATGATGCAGAAGTCTATTTGGATGAAATGGCATTTGATAGTGACGAGAAAGCTTATATATTAAAACACCTCAAAAAAATCAATCGACATTTGCAAAATTATTGCATGCAAGCAGAAGGCTGGTTTCGTTGTCCAAATTTTCATTTTAAATTTGATGAAAGTCTAAAAAAACAAAATGAGATGGATAAATTATTTGAAAAAATAGAGAAAGAGTTACATGGTTGA
- a CDS encoding ribosome maturation factor RimP codes for MVDIETIKNILKDNEVELYDTEVADEGGAKIFRIYITSKSGVTLDMCGKISSILSPILDLNPPINGPYTLEVSSPGIERRLRKAEHFKGSIGETVKIKCHDAEKIIGVLKSFDGKTLEIAQDDKIIPINMADIDKARTYYKW; via the coding sequence ATGGTTGATATTGAAACAATAAAAAATATACTCAAAGACAATGAGGTAGAGCTGTATGATACCGAGGTGGCTGATGAAGGGGGTGCTAAAATCTTCAGGATTTACATCACATCAAAATCGGGTGTCACCTTAGATATGTGTGGAAAAATTTCCTCAATTCTCTCTCCTATCTTAGACTTGAATCCTCCGATTAATGGGCCTTATACGCTGGAGGTAAGCTCCCCTGGTATTGAGAGACGCTTACGAAAAGCAGAGCATTTTAAAGGAAGTATTGGAGAGACGGTCAAAATCAAATGTCATGATGCCGAAAAGATTATAGGGGTTTTAAAATCTTTTGATGGTAAAACTTTAGAAATTGCACAAGATGATAAAATTATCCCTATTAATATGGCGGATATCGACAAGGCTAGAACGTACTATAAATGGTAA
- the ribD gene encoding bifunctional diaminohydroxyphosphoribosylaminopyrimidine deaminase/5-amino-6-(5-phosphoribosylamino)uracil reductase RibD translates to MVTPIDISLMQQAVDEAWKYQILTYPNPAVGALIVDENGAVIALGAHHQAGLPHAEVEAIKNAYFTMTHDANILGIKQSDAIHHYLLDHRHDIFKKCTIYVTLEPCHHHGKTPPCSRLIKGLGFKRVVIGQMDSNDEAHGGAAYLKAQGIGVDVLESSHACEMLSFPFRKWQQGNFVFFKLAMSANGVIDGGIITDATSRMLVHQYRTQIDLLVIGGNTVRMDRPILDSRLNHGRAPDVMIYSKKKDFDPTIPLFQVQNRRVFIEDHLERIKEYKCVMIEGGAGMLDASREFVDLYAIFRSPNFKRGHHIDLDLKLQELNSIKLEHDRLSWYQKI, encoded by the coding sequence ATGGTAACTCCTATCGATATTTCTTTGATGCAACAAGCCGTTGATGAGGCTTGGAAATATCAAATTCTTACATATCCAAATCCTGCAGTTGGTGCTTTGATTGTTGATGAAAACGGTGCGGTGATAGCCTTAGGTGCCCATCATCAAGCAGGGCTACCTCACGCAGAAGTTGAAGCCATCAAAAATGCTTATTTTACTATGACCCATGATGCGAATATTCTTGGCATAAAGCAATCAGATGCTATCCATCACTACCTTTTAGACCACCGTCATGATATCTTTAAAAAGTGCACCATTTATGTAACATTAGAGCCTTGTCATCATCATGGCAAGACGCCCCCATGTTCTCGTCTTATCAAGGGTTTAGGCTTTAAACGTGTCGTCATTGGACAAATGGATTCCAATGATGAAGCACACGGTGGTGCGGCGTATTTAAAAGCACAAGGGATTGGTGTTGATGTCTTAGAGTCTTCTCATGCGTGTGAGATGCTGAGCTTTCCTTTTAGAAAATGGCAGCAAGGTAACTTTGTATTTTTTAAATTGGCTATGAGTGCCAATGGTGTGATTGATGGGGGTATTATCACCGATGCGACCTCGCGGATGTTGGTCCACCAATATCGCACGCAGATTGATTTGCTAGTTATTGGCGGTAATACGGTACGCATGGATAGACCCATATTAGATTCGAGATTAAATCATGGACGAGCCCCAGATGTCATGATTTATTCGAAAAAAAAAGATTTTGATCCCACAATTCCCCTTTTTCAAGTACAAAATCGTCGCGTTTTTATCGAAGATCATTTAGAACGTATCAAAGAATATAAATGTGTCATGATAGAAGGAGGAGCTGGTATGTTAGATGCCAGTCGAGAGTTCGTAGATTTGTATGCTATCTTTAGGTCACCAAACTTCAAGCGAGGGCATCACATTGATTTGGATTTAAAATTACAAGAGCTCAACTCAATAAAACTCGAGCATGACCGATTGTCATGGTATCAAAAAATCTAA
- a CDS encoding DUF309 domain-containing protein: protein MKDIEKFLEAICEEDFVEGHEVLEDRWRELKKNPETLDESKILKGLINGSTALALKIMGKETGAKTVWSTFEKYRPLIQSVPCVDTANYKIAEKMLDDKYQKYMI from the coding sequence TTGAAAGATATTGAAAAATTTTTAGAAGCAATTTGTGAGGAAGATTTTGTTGAAGGGCACGAAGTACTCGAAGATCGTTGGCGTGAACTCAAGAAAAATCCAGAGACTTTGGATGAAAGTAAAATCTTGAAAGGTCTCATCAATGGCTCAACAGCATTGGCACTTAAAATCATGGGAAAAGAGACCGGTGCGAAAACCGTGTGGAGTACTTTTGAGAAATATCGCCCACTCATTCAAAGCGTTCCTTGTGTGGATACTGCGAACTATAAAATTGCTGAGAAAATGTTAGATGACAAATATCAAAAATATATGATTTAG
- the ubiE gene encoding bifunctional demethylmenaquinone methyltransferase/2-methoxy-6-polyprenyl-1,4-benzoquinol methylase UbiE yields MTPTNKQEKIVKMFDDIAPTYDKANRVLSMGIDIQWRKKACDETFARYNRPIDLIVDVACGTGDMMGYWKKRAEHAGIDVVKILGVDPSKGMTQVGKEKFPDFEFVISEATQIPLENETADILSISYGIRNVVKREAAFAEFARVVKPGGYVVILEFTKDDKKGPLFALKDFYLNKVLPKIGAFISKNKEAYEYLPNSIEGFLTSGMLQKELDQAGFDTEFAKSFSMDISTLVIAKKR; encoded by the coding sequence TTGACACCAACGAATAAACAAGAAAAAATAGTAAAGATGTTTGACGATATTGCGCCGACTTACGACAAAGCGAACCGCGTATTGAGCATGGGAATTGATATCCAATGGAGAAAAAAAGCATGCGATGAGACTTTTGCACGCTATAATAGACCGATTGATCTTATCGTAGATGTGGCTTGTGGTACGGGTGATATGATGGGATATTGGAAAAAACGTGCAGAACATGCGGGTATTGATGTCGTGAAAATCCTTGGTGTTGATCCTTCAAAGGGTATGACGCAAGTGGGCAAAGAGAAGTTTCCGGATTTTGAATTTGTAATTAGCGAAGCCACACAAATTCCTCTCGAAAATGAAACAGCAGATATTTTAAGCATCAGTTATGGCATCCGCAATGTTGTCAAGAGAGAAGCCGCTTTTGCTGAGTTTGCACGTGTTGTTAAACCGGGTGGTTATGTCGTGATTTTAGAATTTACCAAAGATGACAAAAAAGGCCCACTTTTTGCACTCAAAGATTTTTATCTTAATAAAGTATTACCGAAAATTGGTGCCTTTATCTCTAAAAATAAAGAAGCGTATGAATATCTTCCAAATTCCATCGAAGGATTCTTAACCTCTGGCATGTTACAAAAAGAGCTAGACCAAGCGGGATTTGATACCGAATTTGCCAAAAGCTTTTCTATGGATATCTCGACTTTGGTCATAGCAAAAAAACGATGA
- the xseA gene encoding exodeoxyribonuclease VII large subunit: MSELLSQTQSVSSLNTQIKSLLESTFIHVCVEGEVSRFTYHSSGHLYFSIKDDKSTLSCVMFKGNNSKMKFRLEEGMNVIIHGSISVFVPRGSYQLNCVAIEPSGSGALAKAYEQLKEKLKHRGYFDPKNKKIIPKNIKTMALVTSGTGAALQDMLRVAQKRWPLVKIKILDTIVQGDSSAVHIAKNIAYADTLGVDVIVVSRGGGSIEDLWGFNEEIVADAIFRAHTPIVSAVGHEIDFVISDFVADLRAPTPSAAMEMILPDKVEILLGLDGLSDRIQSLFGRIIHQKNQELLNLKHEFKRYSFEQKIDMMSREVKILKEQFIAKLTQVLETKQRQKIVLAENLSFTHHQNLIKWEQMLRNLKEAFSAKDPTLGLNETFAQVIRAGKTIRAEELQRDDIFELQTQHVIIESKVMSKKKID; encoded by the coding sequence ATGAGTGAACTCTTGAGTCAAACCCAAAGTGTCAGCAGTCTCAACACGCAGATTAAATCTTTGCTTGAGAGTACTTTTATTCATGTTTGTGTTGAGGGAGAAGTCTCACGATTTACTTATCACAGCTCAGGGCACCTATATTTTTCGATAAAAGATGACAAATCCACCCTCTCTTGCGTGATGTTCAAAGGTAATAATTCCAAGATGAAATTTCGTCTGGAAGAGGGGATGAATGTTATCATTCATGGTTCAATCTCCGTGTTTGTACCAAGAGGGAGTTATCAGCTCAATTGTGTGGCCATTGAGCCATCTGGCAGTGGTGCTCTGGCCAAAGCCTATGAGCAACTCAAAGAAAAATTGAAACATCGGGGTTATTTTGATCCTAAAAACAAAAAAATAATCCCCAAAAATATCAAAACTATGGCACTGGTGACATCAGGAACGGGCGCAGCACTTCAAGATATGTTGCGCGTCGCTCAAAAACGGTGGCCTTTGGTCAAGATTAAGATTTTAGATACTATCGTACAAGGAGATAGTAGCGCGGTTCATATTGCTAAAAATATCGCTTATGCCGATACCCTTGGGGTTGATGTGATTGTTGTATCCCGAGGGGGTGGGAGTATTGAGGATTTGTGGGGTTTCAATGAAGAAATTGTTGCAGATGCTATTTTTAGAGCGCATACGCCTATCGTATCAGCGGTAGGACATGAGATTGATTTTGTGATTAGTGATTTTGTTGCTGATCTTAGAGCGCCGACGCCATCGGCTGCTATGGAGATGATTTTGCCGGATAAAGTGGAAATCCTGCTGGGTTTGGATGGATTAAGTGACCGTATTCAGAGCCTTTTTGGGCGAATCATCCATCAAAAAAATCAAGAATTGCTGAATCTCAAGCATGAATTTAAACGCTACTCTTTTGAACAGAAAATTGATATGATGAGTCGTGAGGTTAAAATATTAAAGGAGCAGTTTATTGCTAAACTGACCCAAGTACTCGAAACCAAGCAACGCCAAAAAATAGTTCTAGCAGAAAATCTCTCTTTTACGCATCATCAAAATCTCATCAAATGGGAGCAAATGCTTCGCAATCTGAAAGAAGCTTTTAGTGCCAAAGACCCAACATTGGGATTAAATGAAACGTTTGCACAAGTCATCCGCGCTGGAAAAACGATACGAGCGGAGGAATTACAACGGGATGATATTTTTGAGTTACAAACCCAACATGTCATCATCGAATCTAAAGTAATGTCCAAAAAAAAGATTGACTAA
- a CDS encoding acetyl-CoA carboxylase biotin carboxylase subunit, with translation MIKKILIANRGEIALRIIRACKELNIKSVSVFSEVDIHGVWLKKADECYPILGDPIKAYLDYEKIVSLAKKADCDAIHPGYGFLSESPEFAEYCEKNGIIFIGPKSEHIALFGDKIASKQAMRRVGIPVLPGTDEPIDDVDKAVQIAKEIGFPVIIKAAYGGGGRGMRVVYEAKDFKKLYEAATNEAKKFFGNGAAFVEKFLDNPRHIEVQIIADRFGNVVHLGERDCSIQRKHQKVIEVAPSPRLDNQTRKEIYRASQKAMFRLGYENVGTIEYLVDKNNDFYFIEMNTRVQVEHPITEAISGIDIVQRMIQIAGGDKLRYLQEEITFRGYAIEFRINAEDPKKGFAPSPGKITEHLSSGGPGVRLDSIAYKGYTIPPHYDSMITKLVIWNLDWQGAVNKARRALDGFIVRGVANNIPLHRQIVRDEDFINGTFDTGYLDKKLPHFSLDAIDDMEQETLKMDRIAKMIESIKKNNLTVHQ, from the coding sequence GTGATTAAAAAGATATTAATCGCCAATCGAGGCGAAATTGCATTGCGTATCATCAGAGCATGCAAAGAGTTAAATATCAAAAGTGTTTCAGTTTTCTCAGAGGTTGACATCCACGGTGTATGGCTAAAAAAAGCAGATGAGTGTTATCCTATCTTAGGAGATCCCATCAAGGCATATTTAGACTATGAAAAGATTGTCTCTTTGGCAAAAAAAGCCGACTGTGATGCCATCCATCCAGGATATGGATTTTTGTCAGAAAGTCCTGAATTTGCAGAATATTGTGAAAAGAACGGCATCATATTTATTGGACCGAAATCTGAACATATTGCACTCTTTGGTGATAAGATTGCGTCCAAACAAGCGATGCGACGTGTTGGAATTCCGGTACTTCCTGGTACTGATGAGCCTATCGATGATGTGGATAAAGCGGTTCAAATCGCCAAAGAAATCGGTTTTCCTGTTATCATCAAAGCCGCTTATGGTGGTGGTGGACGTGGCATGCGCGTCGTTTATGAAGCAAAAGATTTTAAAAAACTTTACGAAGCAGCTACCAATGAGGCCAAAAAATTCTTTGGCAATGGTGCGGCATTTGTAGAAAAATTTCTGGATAATCCACGGCATATCGAAGTGCAAATTATTGCCGATCGATTTGGAAATGTTGTCCATCTTGGAGAGCGTGATTGCTCCATACAAAGAAAGCATCAAAAAGTCATCGAAGTAGCGCCTTCTCCAAGACTCGATAATCAAACACGAAAAGAAATTTATCGGGCATCACAAAAGGCAATGTTTCGCCTTGGATATGAAAATGTTGGGACGATTGAATATCTTGTTGATAAAAATAATGACTTTTATTTTATCGAAATGAATACGCGCGTCCAAGTCGAACATCCCATCACTGAAGCCATCAGTGGTATCGATATTGTTCAAAGAATGATTCAAATCGCAGGCGGTGATAAATTACGATATTTACAAGAAGAGATTACCTTCCGCGGTTATGCGATTGAGTTTCGTATTAATGCTGAAGACCCTAAAAAAGGATTTGCTCCTTCACCAGGGAAAATCACCGAACACCTCTCCTCTGGTGGACCAGGAGTACGGTTAGATTCGATTGCGTACAAAGGCTATACCATACCACCACATTATGATTCTATGATTACTAAATTGGTCATTTGGAATTTGGATTGGCAGGGTGCTGTCAACAAAGCACGCCGTGCTCTTGATGGATTTATCGTCAGAGGTGTGGCCAACAATATTCCACTACACAGACAAATTGTGCGAGATGAAGATTTTATCAATGGTACTTTTGATACGGGATATCTTGACAAGAAATTACCACATTTCAGCCTCGATGCGATTGATGATATGGAACAAGAAACACTCAAGATGGACCGCATCGCCAAAATGATTGAAAGCATCAAGAAAAATAATCTAACCGTACACCAATAA
- the sppA gene encoding signal peptide peptidase SppA, with protein sequence MIFFRFLGRILDYIQNHFKAFIFLLLLVVLFAPFGSDNLQKPNLSVIKIEGEIGNIDKIMDEISQATHNPAIKGVLLKVDSPGGALAPSVELSLAIKRLASHKPVIAYASGNMTSGSYYASIWANKIIANPGAFIGSIGVLFQAPNIEELAHKLGVKEQVVTAGAYKQMGTITRKWTPKEKAAMKTLVDDAYAMFVRDVSKARKLNIKKSTDYADAKVFLAQKAKNQGLIDEVGSLYQAQQELIALAKVSHPIWKKPQYDMEKFLKELKANSFFSLMHLENLAGQLR encoded by the coding sequence ATGATATTTTTTCGATTTTTAGGGAGGATTTTAGATTACATTCAAAACCATTTTAAAGCCTTTATTTTTTTATTATTGCTGGTGGTCCTTTTCGCTCCTTTTGGTAGTGACAATTTGCAAAAACCTAACCTCAGCGTGATCAAAATAGAGGGAGAAATTGGGAATATTGATAAAATCATGGATGAGATTTCTCAAGCTACCCATAATCCTGCCATCAAAGGTGTTTTACTCAAAGTAGACTCTCCCGGTGGTGCACTCGCCCCTTCTGTGGAGCTCTCCTTGGCGATTAAGAGACTAGCATCTCATAAACCCGTCATCGCTTATGCCAGTGGGAATATGACCAGTGGGAGCTATTATGCTTCAATCTGGGCTAATAAAATCATCGCCAATCCCGGCGCCTTTATCGGCTCTATTGGCGTATTGTTTCAAGCCCCTAATATCGAAGAGTTAGCTCATAAACTCGGAGTCAAAGAGCAGGTTGTCACCGCGGGCGCTTACAAACAAATGGGTACGATAACACGAAAATGGACACCAAAAGAAAAAGCTGCGATGAAGACATTGGTGGATGATGCTTATGCGATGTTTGTTCGCGATGTGTCAAAGGCGAGAAAATTAAACATCAAAAAATCAACCGATTATGCTGATGCAAAAGTTTTTCTAGCACAAAAAGCAAAAAATCAAGGACTTATTGATGAAGTTGGCTCTTTGTACCAAGCCCAACAAGAGTTGATTGCTTTGGCAAAAGTTTCCCATCCTATTTGGAAAAAGCCACAATATGATATGGAAAAATTTTTAAAAGAGCTCAAAGCCAATAGCTTTTTTTCATTAATGCATCTTGAAAATTTAGCAGGACAATTGAGATAA
- the mqnF gene encoding aminofutalosine deaminase family hydrolase, whose amino-acid sequence MKILQADYILTCNDDFEIITDGAICFDDTIIEIGKSQTILNKYKDTPVIWAGKNSVLLPGLINTHVHLEFSANTTSLTYGDFIPWLNSVIKNRDAILDAGGAGCMEEQLQKMLHSGTTTLGEISSFGDDFDVCVKTPQKVVYFTELLGSRPDSVDVLFQDFQSKLHHSEDSRSDTFIPAISIHSPYSTHPILAKNALDIARKENYPVSTHFMESTAERDWLDSGTGDFMNFFNAFAPNARPFVNALEYLDLFQDTHTLFTHCTKAHHDEIEKIQKMGGCITHCPVSNRLLNSGRLEIENIDKKMLTLGTDGLSSNLSLSLWDEMRAALMLHYQGDLRLLSRLLLKMSTTQAASALGLNNGALKEKKDADIIALHLPSKLQSLEDLCTQIILHTKVVDKAFINGKEIL is encoded by the coding sequence TTGAAGATATTACAAGCAGATTATATACTAACATGCAACGATGATTTTGAGATTATCACAGATGGTGCCATCTGTTTTGATGACACCATCATCGAGATAGGCAAAAGCCAGACCATCCTAAATAAATACAAAGATACCCCTGTCATTTGGGCGGGGAAAAATTCTGTCTTACTTCCTGGACTCATTAATACACACGTTCATCTTGAATTTAGTGCCAATACCACATCATTGACCTATGGTGATTTTATTCCATGGCTCAATAGTGTCATTAAAAATCGCGATGCTATTTTAGATGCGGGAGGGGCAGGATGCATGGAAGAACAATTGCAAAAAATGCTGCATTCTGGCACGACGACTTTAGGGGAAATTAGCAGTTTTGGAGATGATTTTGATGTGTGTGTCAAAACCCCTCAAAAAGTCGTCTATTTTACCGAACTCTTGGGCTCACGCCCCGATAGTGTGGATGTTTTGTTTCAAGACTTTCAATCAAAACTGCACCACAGTGAAGATTCCAGAAGCGATACATTTATCCCTGCTATCTCGATTCATTCACCCTATTCAACCCACCCAATTTTAGCTAAAAATGCTCTAGATATCGCACGAAAAGAAAATTATCCTGTCTCGACACATTTTATGGAGAGTACGGCTGAGCGGGATTGGCTCGATAGTGGTACGGGAGATTTTATGAACTTTTTCAACGCCTTTGCGCCCAATGCCAGACCGTTTGTGAACGCTCTTGAATATTTAGATCTTTTTCAAGATACCCATACACTCTTTACCCATTGCACCAAAGCCCATCATGATGAAATAGAAAAAATCCAAAAGATGGGAGGATGTATCACCCACTGTCCGGTGTCAAACCGTCTTTTGAATTCCGGACGGCTTGAAATCGAAAATATAGACAAAAAGATGCTCACTTTAGGGACTGATGGTTTGAGTTCAAATCTCTCTTTAAGCCTTTGGGATGAGATGCGCGCGGCTTTGATGCTCCATTATCAGGGTGATTTGAGATTATTATCACGCTTGCTTTTAAAGATGAGTACCACTCAAGCGGCCAGTGCCCTTGGATTGAATAATGGTGCACTCAAAGAGAAAAAAGATGCTGATATTATTGCTTTGCATCTCCCTTCAAAACTACAATCCCTAGAAGATTTGTGTACGCAAATCATCCTACATACTAAAGTAGTCGATAAAGCCTTTATCAACGGAAAGGAAATATTATGA
- a CDS encoding DJ-1/PfpI family protein — protein sequence MSKILFIVGDFVEDYEVMVPFQALAAVGHEVIAVCPEKKAGDSIRTAIHDFEGDQTYSEKPGHNFTLNGTFSDIDVKSFDALVIPGGRAPEYLRLNTTVIEFVKHFADTNKPIAAVCHGAQILAAANVLKNKACSAYPACAPEVREAGGTYQDIEVTDAFTDGNLVTAPAWPAHPAWIAQFLKVLGTKITL from the coding sequence ATGAGTAAAATTTTATTTATCGTAGGCGATTTTGTAGAAGATTATGAAGTCATGGTACCCTTTCAAGCCCTAGCTGCCGTCGGCCATGAGGTGATTGCGGTATGTCCTGAAAAAAAGGCAGGCGATTCAATCAGAACCGCGATTCACGACTTTGAAGGAGATCAAACTTATAGTGAAAAACCCGGCCACAATTTTACACTCAATGGCACGTTTAGTGACATCGATGTCAAAAGTTTTGATGCTCTGGTTATCCCCGGCGGACGCGCGCCAGAATATCTGAGACTGAACACAACAGTGATAGAATTCGTCAAACATTTTGCAGACACCAACAAACCCATCGCGGCGGTGTGTCATGGTGCGCAAATACTCGCAGCGGCCAATGTTCTCAAAAACAAAGCTTGCTCTGCCTACCCTGCTTGCGCTCCAGAAGTACGAGAAGCTGGTGGGACGTATCAAGACATCGAAGTGACAGATGCCTTCACAGATGGCAACCTCGTCACTGCACCGGCGTGGCCAGCACATCCTGCATGGATTGCACAATTTTTAAAAGTTCTCGGAACAAAAATAACACTATAA
- the aroQ gene encoding type II 3-dehydroquinate dehydratase has translation MKIVVIQGPNLNMLGHREQNIYGPMKLEEIHAQMEAVAKQNGAEIEFFQSNLEGELVDKIQECLGDADGIIINPAAYSHTSIAIRDAINAVSLPAIEVHISNIFRREEFRAHSMTAPASTGVISGFGPFGYHLAMISLLQMLGEMEAAQKMQEEQAKA, from the coding sequence GTGAAAATTGTCGTAATACAAGGACCAAATTTAAATATGCTCGGACATAGAGAGCAAAACATCTACGGGCCAATGAAATTAGAAGAAATCCATGCTCAAATGGAAGCAGTTGCAAAACAAAACGGTGCAGAAATCGAATTTTTTCAATCAAATTTAGAAGGTGAATTGGTCGATAAAATCCAAGAATGTTTGGGTGATGCTGATGGTATTATCATCAATCCTGCGGCATATTCTCATACTTCTATTGCCATCAGAGATGCGATTAATGCGGTCTCTTTACCTGCTATTGAAGTACATATCAGTAATATCTTTAGAAGAGAAGAGTTTCGTGCACACTCTATGACAGCTCCAGCAAGTACGGGTGTTATTTCAGGATTTGGACCTTTTGGTTATCACTTGGCGATGATTTCATTGTTGCAAATGTTAGGTGAAATGGAAGCCGCTCAAAAAATGCAAGAAGAACAAGCCAAAGCATAA
- a CDS encoding M24 family metallopeptidase gives MNYILKDENAVYYECGFSCDNEIFLKLEDAAYFLTDARYITEAKEYIKNAEVVEMDRRDPMKVARTLLRKSKIATLIYNPYEWSVGEFERLSSKLNINFSQKVNFSQQKRIIKSDHELDILRVAARKGADAFDAFAAFVRERGIGLNEKRLFNEAENIFKNYGELELSFSPIVALGANAAKPHALPSDDVLRESELLLLDAGVKYQRYCSDRTRTAEVSHNMVFEKNMKFKDALRQKVYDTVLKAHDASIKKAKAGVRASEIDRAGREVIEKAGFGQYFIHSTGHGVGLDIHELPVIGARSQDIIEENMVFTIEPGIYLPGEFGVRIEDTVIARETDVEIIS, from the coding sequence ATGAATTACATACTAAAAGATGAAAATGCCGTCTATTATGAGTGCGGCTTTTCATGTGATAATGAAATATTTTTAAAATTAGAGGATGCGGCATATTTCTTGACCGATGCCAGATATATCACAGAAGCCAAAGAATACATCAAAAATGCGGAAGTGGTAGAGATGGACCGCAGAGATCCGATGAAGGTCGCGCGTACTTTGCTGCGGAAATCCAAAATTGCAACATTGATCTATAATCCTTATGAATGGTCGGTGGGTGAGTTTGAGAGATTGAGTTCAAAACTCAACATCAATTTTTCACAAAAGGTCAATTTTTCACAACAAAAAAGAATCATCAAAAGCGATCATGAGCTTGATATTTTAAGAGTGGCAGCACGCAAAGGCGCTGATGCTTTTGATGCGTTTGCCGCGTTTGTACGAGAGCGAGGAATCGGATTGAATGAGAAGCGACTTTTTAATGAAGCTGAGAATATCTTCAAAAATTATGGAGAATTAGAACTTAGTTTTTCTCCTATCGTCGCTTTGGGTGCCAATGCTGCAAAACCTCATGCTTTGCCGAGTGATGATGTATTGCGAGAATCTGAACTGCTCTTATTGGATGCGGGGGTTAAATATCAGCGATATTGTTCTGATCGAACCCGAACCGCAGAAGTGAGCCACAATATGGTCTTTGAAAAAAATATGAAATTCAAAGATGCTCTGAGACAAAAAGTTTATGATACGGTTTTAAAAGCACACGATGCCTCCATCAAAAAAGCCAAAGCAGGCGTGCGGGCGAGTGAGATAGATAGGGCCGGACGTGAGGTGATTGAAAAAGCAGGTTTTGGTCAATATTTTATCCACTCAACCGGTCATGGTGTGGGCTTGGATATTCATGAATTGCCTGTGATTGGGGCAAGAAGTCAAGATATTATCGAAGAAAATATGGTCTTTACTATTGAACCGGGCATTTATCTACCGGGCGAATTTGGTGTTCGTATCGAAGATACGGTGATTGCTAGAGAAACGGATGTTGAGATTATTAGTTGA
- the folK gene encoding 2-amino-4-hydroxy-6-hydroxymethyldihydropteridine diphosphokinase encodes MKEIILNQDLTLYFSKNFPKRYKKKAFFKHQVVVGIGGNIGNVLGRFDAVFRYFKKDRRFHIVQTSPILKNPPFGYLEQADFFNAVFVLQTSMAPREMLKNLLHIEQLQKRERSFKNAPRSMDLDIIFFDDIRIKSAKLTIPHPKWSERISVMIPLGYVIKERV; translated from the coding sequence TTGAAAGAGATTATTTTAAATCAAGATTTGACACTCTATTTTTCAAAGAATTTTCCTAAGCGATACAAAAAAAAGGCGTTCTTTAAACATCAGGTAGTCGTAGGAATCGGAGGTAATATTGGCAATGTGTTGGGGCGATTTGATGCCGTTTTTAGGTATTTTAAAAAGGACCGACGATTTCACATTGTTCAAACTTCTCCGATTTTGAAAAACCCACCATTTGGTTATCTGGAGCAAGCAGATTTTTTCAATGCGGTATTTGTGTTGCAAACCTCAATGGCACCGCGTGAGATGTTGAAGAATTTGTTACATATAGAACAATTACAAAAAAGAGAAAGAAGTTTCAAAAATGCACCAAGGAGTATGGATTTGGATATAATATTTTTTGATGACATTAGAATAAAAAGCGCAAAATTGACGATTCCCCATCCGAAGTGGAGCGAACGTATCAGCGTGATGATACCTCTAGGTTATGTAATAAAGGAACGCGTGTGA